TTGTtgaaaagcatttaaaatattgttgtgtttctgcatctcTGGTCAGAGCAACACAAAATAaccttttcttccctttctttcatctccctctttgtgtatgtatgtgtgcttaAGGAGCGGACGCGGTCGGCCTTGTTGGAGACCCTTTATGAGGAGCTGCATGTGAACAGCCAGGCCATGATGGGTGTCGGAGGAGAGGATGACAAGCTGGAAAatgggagtggaggaggagggggcttcTTTGAGTCCTTCAAGGTAActggagaggcagcagcagaggctgggGCGTCCCTTTCTGCAGTTCTCTGCctcaaaataaagacaaagaataTGCCAATAAGTGAAAGTAAAGGGCTTGATGAGCTACAACATCGTTTGCATCAACAATGATTTGATTTCAATATTTTATTGCCACTGAAATATGACCGCTGTTAGTTTTAATGTGCCATTTAAGAACAAGtgagacattttgggaaatatgcttctttgctttcttgatgagggtGAGATGTGAAAATAGATCCCACTCTCCTGTGTGACTGTTAAATATGGAGCTAAAGCCagctgctagcttagcttagcttagcataaagaccagGATGAAACAGCCAGTCTGACTCACAGTCAGTTTGTGACTTTTggagagccaggctagctcttcgtttccagtcttcatgctaagctaacataacctgctgctggctgtagcttcatgcaGTGACGACCACCGAGAGTGATAtcgattttctcatctaactctgagcAAGAAAGCGAACaagcacatttcccacaatgtctATACTTTTAAATGTGATCATAAGACCATAAAGATCATTGTTACTGCACAGGAAGTGATAAAACTAGCATCAACAGTCGTTAAAGTCACCAGtttttgcagcagctgtggggcttttcttctgtggatgtaaaaaaaaggctgttttctctctggctctgctgcgGGCTGTAAGGGCTTTATCAGTCTCTGTCACTCTGAAtgagctctgctgctcagtcCTGCAGGAACACACTCTTGGCTTTCCAGCTTCTCTTCGTCGTGCTTCCCAGCTGTTTTTTGCCGCTGTGCTCTCCGCATGCTCCAGCGATCAGTCACTGGCCTGTTGTTTTTCCGACTTTATCATCTACGTTTGTCATCAGGAGAATCTCTCACCATCCGATGCCTTTGCCTCTCCACTCTGCTCCATGCCTGTAAAAAGGTGCACTGGGCTTTAAACCTCTCCTGGCTGTGTTAAACTCAGTGTGGTCACACATCTGTGAGCCACTTGGCCTTTCTActtcccctctcttctcttACCACCTATCCACACACAGTGACTCATGTGAACCCCCCTTCCGGGCCTCAAAGCTTAGCAGTGTTCTCTGTCGCTTCCTTGTCTGTCAGGATTAGCGTCAGGCCAGTGCTCTCTGCCTGTAGCGGTCAGTGTTCAGGGACGGCCCCGAGGCTCCTCTCGGCCTGTAACGGCGCACAGCGATGCTGAGGGGTCACAGGGGTCAGCGCCATCTGAAtgtatctcctcctcctcgtctctcccTGTAGCGAGTGATCCGCAGCAGGAGCCAGTCTATGGACGCCATGGGTCTTACTTTCAAGAAGCCACACACAGTCTCCACtagcctcagcagcagctttaacCAAGACCCCGCAGAGAGCCCCAAATTCCCGGGGATAGTAAGTACAGTGCCACTCCTCCTGGTCTTGAGTGAGGCGAGTCTcgctccctctgcctcccccagCAGTTCTACTAAAGTTTCCGCCCCCTTCTCCCTCACTTGCCTGCTGCACTAACTTCTCACAGAGAAGGGCCGCGCACTCGGTCGAGCGGAGCGTTTGTTTAAACTCGGCTCTCACACTGAAACAGTTGCACATTGTCTGCCACCACAACATGACTGGACACTCGTAGACTTGAATGCTTGTAGGACACAAGGTGaatctcccccccccccccccgggtcAAAGTTGCTTCTAGTTCGTACTGTTTTTACCTGTTTCTAATTATTGAAATCCCCGTGCATCTGCATTGCTCATAAGTGCACACTTGAATTCTAATGAGTGTGGTTtgagtcctctgtgtgtgtgtgtgtgtgtgtgtgtgtgctgatgtgtattactcatgatGTGGGGACataaacctgtttacacagtcacattgcgtggactcgccttccttgtggggacttgcattttgtccccatacgGAAGGCGAGTAAATCGTGATATTTTTAACTTAAAAGTTAAAGTTGGGGCAAAGTTAGGTTTAGGAAAGTACTGGTTATGGTTACAGTCAGGGTaaatctccaggaaatggaagtaagtctgtgtaatgtccccaaaaatgatgagAATAcaagtatgtgtgagtgtgtgagtgtgtgagtgtgtgcgtgtgtgtgtgcgtgtgtgtgtgcatgccagtTAAAGCttgcagacttttttttggaGATCATACAATATTTTTGATTGTGTGAACAAGTGACTATTTTACCTGTCCTCAGGTGGAAACCTTGTACCTCCAGATGTACTTAAACctccttttgcatttttacagaCTTCATGTAATTGGTcctgaaaacactgtaaaaagcTGAGCGTTACACAACCTTTTTTCAACTCACAGAGGAGCTTTTCAGCCTTCAGCTGaaagtaaaacatgttttcacgTTGCTTAATTTGTAGTTACAAGGTCTTCACTTACGTAATAGTGACTATGCACATGGTTGTTTGTCTGATGTTATATCCTGCATATTTTAGGGGGGCTGTGGTTTTAATGGAAattcttgttcttgttttttttttccatgttagGCCCTGACCAAGACTTGTTAGTCATGTGTATATTGCAAACAGACGCCCACATTAATACTGTATTTCTAGATCGCCTTCAAAAACAACCGCTATTATTAACCACCATGCAAAATTAATGAATATAACCAAGCTTGCTTCTTGCCCATAACCCTGTCTTGATGCGAAACCTAATGTATTAACATGCCAtgtgtcctcctctgctgttttgatctcttcttcatcctctctctcacagGCTCACATAACTGGCtcatcacctctctctcccattcAGCTGCCTGTGTTGCACCCATGGAGCCAAAACGTCCCTCTTTGTATTCTCCAGTTAACACGtgctttgtattttgtttgaatAACATGACTTACTGCATGGAATCTcatatatatttgtatatatctcatgttttctctccctccacccccccccccccccccttccttttgtcctctgtcctcatcacatttctctctctctctctctgtctctgtctgtatctcctcttcctgtgtggCTCAGTCGTTGCTTGTCCCAGGCAAAAGTCCCAGTAAATATGGACGCCGAGGCAGTGCCATAGGGATAGGAACAGTAGAAGAGGTTCATGTCTAATTCTAACTACTCTCTAACTACTCActtctcctctttgctccttttttttttttcgtctgcATGGCTCCACTGCATCATGGTCTGTACATTTCAGCACGCTGTATTCAGCATGGTGTGCACAGGATGTATTGTTATAAGTTAAAACAGAAAGCATAGAGATATAAATATCCTCCTTCAGGCTTTATCCTCATTTGATTTGTCACTTCTAATCATTACATATAGGCTGCCATGTAGAAATCAGTTTTAATAAGCATTAATTACTACAAATCATTCACATATTGAGCAATTAACAGCTCTGTGATATGAGTGtagcacagagacagtgaaAGTCATATTTGAAGGAGCCATCTTTAGCTCCCtgttatatattttcttttattctcacCGCCCTATCTGCTTTACTGCAGTATGTTTTCGCCTTTTGTGGTCTTTTATGACTATTCTGTATTTTAATGCCGGTGTGCCTAATTCCCTATTTGTTTAAACGTaatgaatattaatgttttaatgatCCCCTTAcagagaaataataaaaaaagaatcctcctcctgctctttgaAGCCACGctgaataaaaaggctttttcAAGTTCATATTTTGAGAGCTTTAAAAGGGAGATTGAATGAACAAAGCAGTCGCTGAGAAAGCATATTTAGTGGTGGGCCCTGGAGCCTTTAAATCCATCTTTCATCTCCCGCCTTAGTGTGCTCTGCTCTGGCTGAAAGACTGGCACCGGGGCTTGACATTAAGCTGCTAAGTGCATATTTTAACTTTCCTTTTTCCGCCACTGTAACAAGTCGAATGGAGCCATGTTACCGCTGCCTGATAAttcacagtgatgtgtttttggaaaggatttttaaataaagaaatttAAACCATCCTCTCCCCTCCGTAAAAAAATAGATTGATATGCACTTGAGATGAACTTAAAATGACTCAAAGATATTTACGGTATTAGCAGCAGCTTGACTTGGACACtgactctgtcctctctccccgGCAGTCTTTGATAATCCCGGGGAAAAGCCCGACCAGGAAAAAGTCTGGTCCTTTCAGCTCCAGGAGAAGCAGTGCCATCGGTATTGAAAACATTCAGGAAGTCCAGGAGAAGGGGTGAGAAAAGTCTCCTGCGTGTTACTGCTGTGTGTTAAAGCCCTGTAATCAATAAGTTTCATAATTTACTGCCATTTCCTTGTCATCAGCGCGTGCACGTCTATAGATTTTGTCTGCGTTGCGATCTATTTGCTTTCCATGACATTCTGCACCACATGCCTCCAGCAGCAGTAGAGAAAACTCCCCAAATACCCAGAAGACCCCTGACAGCGGTCACGTCTCTCAAGATCCCAAATCCGACAACtcgtccaatcagagctctcCTGAGGTGCTCACAACCACCAAGAACAGGTGTGTATAATAGACAGGTCACAGCCATATTGATCGCACGTGTCTTTGTGTAACCGCTGGGTCTTCCTCGGCTGTGGCAGCATGTTGACAAGCCGCGTCCTGTAAGATAAAATCAGGTTAGGCCGTGCTGGAGTGTGATTAACCCAAGGTGTAGTTCTTATCTCGGTGGCAGGGCCCCATCCATCCCTGAGGGTCAAGACCtctcccgctcctcctccaacGCGAGCAGCTTCGCCAGCGTGGTGGAGGAGAATGAGACCGAGGCCACGGAGGACTATGACACAGGCATGGTGAGCGCTGTCTTCAGTATGCGCGCCTGACAAGCACTCATAAGTTTGCCTTTAGGTCTAATGTACACAAATGTCTTCCTCCGCCTCTCCTCTGTACGCTTTCCAGGAGAGTCTGTCGTCTGCTGGGACGCCACACAAGCGAGACTCCTTCACCTACAGCACCTGGCTGGAGGACGGCGTCAGCAGCACCAGTACCACCAGTCGTGGTAACTCCCCAGGTGAGAGGTGGGATGTTAGGAGAAGCGGCATATTGAAATATTCAGCACTTAAAACAAATAAGGGGTATTTTTATGTACTTTGAATTTTCAGAATCACTTCTTAAGAAGGGTAGAAAGCACAGATGCTCAATGCGTTCCTGATGCTGAGCTAATGCTTGCAATGACTCATGATGATTAATGCATGAATTAATGCAGGATGTATCATTAAATCCTCTTGCGGGCCGTTAAAAAATAATTAAGCCACAATGAGTTTATGTGACGAGTTAACGCTTAATGGATCATCAATAAATTAATGTTATCTCATCTTATCGCCATCTTTTCAGAGTATTACTAGAAGCTTTCATCCTAACCCGTCAATGGATAAACattattctctctctttgtttttcaaacTTATTCCACACAAACCAGTATACTCAGATCTCTTCCACCTCTTCATATTTCTGGATAACCTTCACACATTTCAAAGTCAGTCTGCGGTGGACATATTAATTAAAACACTGTTGACTCGTCCTTCAGGGCCGAGTAAACCTGAACGAGGGAAGGGGACAGACATCCGTATCAAACTGGAACGACCACACGATCATCAGTCCTCATCGGTGAGTCGCACTGAAATCTTAATTCTCAGTTATCATCTACCTTTAAATCACCTCTGTTGCcctgtgtgattttttttttttttttttttttttgctgtttttttcatgtgcCGTTGCTGATGTTTGGTTctcctctgcttgtttttttattgctcTTTGTCCGTCTTTGTGCAGAACTGTTAAGTCCACCCACCTGGTTGTATCCTGGATCTCCATCTTCAGGTTAGATTTCCTCTGTGCCCTCTCATGATCTCTctcaaatatactgtatatatactgtagGCTTGTGTTCTGTATATATACAtctggtgtttttttgtgtaacTTGGAATCAAGATTATTAAGGAATAAACAAAccaatgaaatgcaaataataATTTTTTGTCATGCTAATGAGAATTTCGACCTTTTACCCCTAAAGCATTCCCATACGTCACAATCCCTCTGGGAGATGAGACAAGTGCAGGCGTTCGCCATGACCAATGATGAGTcggaggaagacgaggaagaggagtaaAAGCAGACGGAGCCCGGCCGGTCTGCTGCTCAGCGAGGGCCAGAGTGCAGCGTATCCAGAAACCTGGAGGACACTGGAGAGGATGACGCACAAAGAGGGGCCAGCTTTTGCGCAGTGTTGTTTCCTTCCACTCTTTTCTTTGCCTGTTCACACATCTGTTGCCTcgcctgtgttttgttttagcaCATCACTCGTTTCAAAATTGCACATTTTTATCGGCAAATTCGATAGTTTTATTTGTGAAAAGTATCATTTGAGTTTAGTTCGTCTCGTCGAAGCCCAGGTCTGCTGGCTGTTCGGGGTAAAGACGGTGCCATTGAGCTCTTTGAGGAGACTCTGAAGGACTTTTGCTGGAGCATAGAGAAGATAATTGCCTGGATGGTTTTACCAAATCAACAAAGGTTTTGGCTCAATAAAGATCTCTAATGTATAAATAATACCAAATATTCAGCATCAGAGATGGGTGTTTTCTAACAAATCGTCGAATGTGATGTGGAAGTGTTCTGTCGGATGCTCTGAAATGTGATCACTTTCTGAGCAAAACCCCAACAGGAggactgtgcagctgcagcaaaacaaTTGTACTCTGTCCGTTCCCACCCGAATCTCCCCAAGATTAGACTTCTGACTCGACAGCACAGGTCACAGTGAAGAGAGCAGCGTATTGTCGATAACATGTAATGGCCTTAAAACTTAAAACATGCaattttctttctccctctgattTATTTTACCTCATTTTTTTTGACTCATGTGTTCTGCAGCCGATAAATGGATTGCGGCATTAGATTAACTGTAAAGCTAATATATCCAGAATCATTTTTAAGCACACTGGTTTCTTGAGAAATGGTGGTGCAATGCAGTTATACTTCAGCACTGTATGTAAAGCCTGCTCATGTATGGATCCATCCATCAAAGACTGATTTAACTGCTTTGTCCGTCTCATGTCCagagcagctgtttctctctaacgtatgtttttatttattgatttgtctCATGTTGAAGTGGCATTTACGCCGTACATCTGTTATACTGTACCTCTCTGGTGACTGCATTCAGCATCCTGTtactatactgtatgtgttgctTTGGAGTAAGTTATAATGTTGTCATCTGTAAAAGCTCTACTTCGAGACTCGGATCTCTTTCAGTGCAGTAAATTTGCAATGCAATTATAATAAAACAGTGAATATTTATTTGCtttgaaagtgagaaaaaaaaaaactccaaataCAACTACTGATTTTGTAAATAGATATTTAGTTGGAGTACATGGTGTATAATGTATAGgcctttgatttaaaaaattgACCAACACCTTGAAATGACTGCCAAGTTAAcaatttaatgttgttttattgttttatttcacgTACCCTTACTTTTGTTTGCTATTATTTGGAGATGGTTTTTGTAGAGgaaatttattttaaaagctATTCAGACTGTTCTGTAAAAGGGAAAAATCTCACAGTACATCCTGCTGATCATTTCAGTTGCCTTATCATCCCAAAATGATGTACGTATAGATAATAAAGCAAACAGTTAATAGCCAGCAGGATTTCCAATGAAATGaatgttctgttgttgttgttgtttttattgtaaataaacGCCCTGAGAACTTTACAGTCTATTGTAAATGACTCTCTTGCCCCACATCACGTCACTCCAAGAAAACTCGTTCTCTGGCTTCACCTTATTTTTGTCCTCATCTTGCAGACGGATACAGTAGTCTGAGTGCCACATGGTGAAAATCTTTGCTGTGAAATGCCAACAAACTGTGGATGTTCCACTTCCCATCGTCTTAATGAAGGCTGCGAGAGAAAGCCCCATGAATAAATGATTTGATGTGGCTGCTCACAAGGATGTAAAACTAGAGCAATCTAAAAGTGGAGGCTTCCCTTTTTATACAACTGTGTCACACAGAGTAGAATAACTCAGTTTTAATGAGTCAAAAGGAAATAAGACTGAATCATGATGAAACGGGCTTTCCAAATGTATCTACTCACAAAACATGTTTGGATCACTTCATAAAAaggttttagtttagtttaagTAAATATTTCTACTCTGGACTTTATGCTAATAAGTTCCAGAATATATGCAAAAAAATGCATACGGTaagtagaattaaaaaaaaggtcagtCTGGCAGTAAGGGAAGGTCATTTTTGTGCATAAACGGCTGAAGTAGCTTCCTGTTCtgtgaggggtgggggggtgtgcCTTAACACCCCGGGGCCATGCTGGGTTTTTATTAGCCTACCAGCAGATGCTTGaaacacaataaagaaaaacacagcatgtactCTACTATGCATGTTGACTAATATACTGGTATGCAATAATTTGAGTTAATGGCTCATTTGTACCTGTCATTGCTGCTGAGGTTGTTACAGCCCTCCAGTGAATCAagcattcaaatgaatgaatagatCCACACAATATCATAAATGATCAAAAATAGTCTGTAAttatattttttgcagtttacATCAGAAACATAAATTGTGTTTTAtcattcttattcttattcttattcttattcttattcttattcttattcttattcttattcttattcgtagtagtagtagtagtagtagttatTCAAAGCTACATTGGTTCTCAAACTCCTTCTCAGAAGTTTCATATTTAATTTGACCTCTTCATGCCATGGTGCTTGCTATTTGTAATACTCCGCTTTAACGACTCAATTTctccggtgtgggatcaataaagtcttatcttatcttattttatcttatcttacgTATCTTATATAGCTGCTCTGGCGGAACCTTTGtcagctcagaaaaacaggaagtgcattAATTTTTTGTCGCACGAACCGGAAGTGGTCTTCTGAAGTCACATTGAAGACCGAAATCCCGGTCACAGGAATATTAGGTATCGTAACACTGTTCTTAAACGAAGGAAATCAGAATATAAATTAAACGTAGTCGTATTGTCCGGTAGCTTATCACTGAAACATGATTAACTGTAGTTTTTCTGTGATAATATCACGACTTTCACGTCCCAGGCGGAGCTAATGCTAcactgctagctagctagcgcCTCTGTATTCCTAGGCACcgtaactgaaaaataagttgAATTTTGGTCAGATATCGTTGATATTGATTCTTGCAGGTTCGCTCAGTGATGTCAGTGCATTTCTAATTTTTTAAGTAACGTTGACGTTAAAGACACCAGTTTCCGTCTGTGCCTGTCGGCTAACCTAATACAGAAGTAGGACATGCTCGTATGTGGCAGCCATCTGCTAGCTGACTAATCTATTAATCAAAGAATTGTTTCATCGTTGTTGAAAAACTCTATAGAAGAGCTATAACTTACGTACAGCCCTTTTCTCATGCTCACAGGACAGGAGACCAGTCAGCTCATTCCTGATGCTTTTGTTTGGGTGATCCTTAACAATGTTTACTTCAAAGGTCGTCCCTCGTCTCAATTTACTACGGAGAGCATCTTGTAAGTATGAACAAATATTCCTCTACTTTCTTGCCATGTAATCTCATCCTAAGCTTTATTACCTGTGTAAGACACTCAAtatgacatgtttttttccttAATGACTAGGTGCACTCCAGGCCCATGGAAACATTTTGAATGGATGTGTACAACCGTTTCTTCCTGCTTACTGCGCCTCACTAAAACAGAAACCCACAAGCTATTCAACAGCAGCGGACAACATGCCTCCTCCTCGATGGGTCCAGCTTGAGCCAGAACTGGACGAGGCTCTCGTGCCCCGTAAACTGTCAGTAAGTCCTCTGGAGAGCTGGCTCTCCCTGCGTTACTCCCTCCCTCCGCTGCTGGAGTCCAGTCAGCCGCAGGAGGACGTggggcagctggaggagaaggtgCTGCCACCCATCTCTGTGCCTGTTATGGAGGACGGGGAGGGTTCAGCAACACCCCTCAAATGTAAGAATGTTCTGGAGATCCGGCGACGGATGATGAACCGGCATAAATACAGGAAGCTGCAGAAACGGACTAAATTCTTGAGGAAGAGAGTGCTGGAGGGCAGGGGCAAAAAGAAGCAGGTGGGAGTTTCCTCTTTTTGGAGATAAAAAAAGATGCTAATTTAATTTCTAATTTATGAGAAAATGTATGGTGGTAATATTAACTTGAATTGTGTTACTAGAAGTAGTTTCtcatgatatacagtatatatgtataacTGGTAACAAAGTCTTGACTAATCCTGAATGAAGGTGTTTGCATAGAATCGTTGTCAGACTTGTAAGTCCGATCTGCTCAAAATCCAACACAATTTTCCAAAGCTAGCTGAATACAAGCTTACTTTACACACTGacgctgcctgtgtgtgtttgtcctgtgcAGAAAAGATTTGAGGACGATCTGCAGAGGATTTGGACACAAGCTGGACTGAAGAAGGCTCCGGAGGGATGGACTACGCCAAAGATCTTCATTAAACAGCatggaaacaaaaggaactgagaAACACTTCAGTGATCTGAGCTGTGTCACATCCCCCTCACCCCGGATCACTGCAcatcacagcttcacacacGGCTGTTAAACAGTCAGCCCAttcctgtgtttcagtgagGAGGACATGTTCCTTATGTGCACAATTATTTTCAACACTGTACATAATCTAATAAAGATCTTTGTCTGTCAAACAAAGGCATGACGTGCTGTCATTTTCTGGTCTTATTTTAGGCCTCATAGAATTATAGGCCTGCTTACATTTTTCCTGTTCTTACTGTGGATGGCAGTAttgtgcaaagaaaaaaaaatgcattcgCTGTGGAATTAGCACTGTGGTGCTTATTTAATTTACTTTAGTCGTGTTTGTAGCACAACTAAAACAGCTGAGCAACAAACTCTAGTTAACTACTTAAAGATGAAATTACTCAAAAACCCTCATATAATGAGTCTTGAAGAAAAATAACTTGCTTTGAGGACTTTAATCCAGAAACCAGCCTTTCTAATGTCAAAATGTGGGAATTGAAGGTCCTTGTACAATTTTACCAGATAGATTAGTTAAATCTTCACATGTATAACCACCAGTTTGTTCCTTTATTGATATGGATGAAAACAATGACTGTTTTACTTTATGTATTTAGGAGAAAAACTAATATGAACCAAAGTATAACATAATGCATGACTTTCTTTgtgtagtattagtattatcaGACCTCTCAACCGGATTGATGGAGAATTAGAAAGTCTTAATTGGAATTTTGCTGATGATTGGTAGACTGTaccttcagtgttttttttttcacatttgtctcGTGTGTTGGCCTGTCCTTGTTTTCTAAAACATTTATTGTACTCTTGCTACACATGTTTTCGGTGaaggctgcagcagtgttgGATTTCATCGGCCGGCGGAGGCGGAGCGTCTGGAGGCTCCAGCCTGCAAGAACACAACAAAAtccagctgagctgctgctcggTGAACTTGAAGCGCTTTGTTTTATCAACTGATGagctctccacctctgtccgGCTTTTACCTCCGTTGccagcactgaaaaaaagacatgcaCCTCGACATGACTCTCCTTCAGAGTAAGTTCTTCACTTGTGTTGcctttaaaagagaaaaaacaacttGAGGGAAGTTTCTTTGTGCCATAATTGGATCCAGGTTAGAACAAAAGCCGAAAGCTGCTCAGCTCTCAGGTCTGCTACAGCACTGCAAATATCTcctttaaaaatacatcatCCTCCACATACCTGTGCACTTAAATCTAAGACTGAACCAACACAGCTTGCGTTAATAATATTTTAACTGATGTTCGCTGGGtcatcttttcctctgtttgtgcagct
This region of Chaetodon auriga isolate fChaAug3 chromosome 10, fChaAug3.hap1, whole genome shotgun sequence genomic DNA includes:
- the aurkaip1 gene encoding small ribosomal subunit protein mS38, translated to MFTSKVVPRLNLLRRASCALQAHGNILNGCVQPFLPAYCASLKQKPTSYSTAADNMPPPRWVQLEPELDEALVPRKLSVSPLESWLSLRYSLPPLLESSQPQEDVGQLEEKVLPPISVPVMEDGEGSATPLKCKNVLEIRRRMMNRHKYRKLQKRTKFLRKRVLEGRGKKKQKRFEDDLQRIWTQAGLKKAPEGWTTPKIFIKQHGNKRN